A portion of the Hydractinia symbiolongicarpus strain clone_291-10 chromosome 10, HSymV2.1, whole genome shotgun sequence genome contains these proteins:
- the LOC130662386 gene encoding uncharacterized protein LOC130662386, whose amino-acid sequence MSQVATTKYYLIFAHLVSSLTFGYRTQHLPSIVVHSRNHVFACQDHTIRVEQDDYIDFVCPNADHHAYANYQDTYENFYFLDQDKKAYDTCNATGGWKFLNCNKNSRTYWRIVFRYIVFPDQLQFIEGHTYYFIGTGFRTEENINNMIGGSCNATEDGRYPLKLKVYVCTREEVLNNTCNVCLSEGCYYKGCLQTCSEWVTISKIGAKKTLVQRKQCNNTLTGASHEEYREIAVNCKEWSIISRKPSGNKCIDLQKRECFSAENDTYTDYQEVESFCQPLGLNASPSIKDSDDKRLLIIGAIATAIVAQIIIIIFIACLKHRGIICSNNNNTKQELQANKAKIKSATPKGNTSYYNVHKGKEKNINSNEDSFYADLDLHKTEQNIYADLNHDRDQSSNDYINTSNYEVTINTH is encoded by the exons ATGAGTCAAGTcgcaacaacaaaatattatttaatattcGCACACTTGGTATCAAGTCTGACGTTTGGTTATCGCACTCAACATTTACCATCTATTGTTGTACATTCTCGAAACCATGT GTTTGCTTGTCAGGATCACACTATTCGTGTAGAACAAGACGACTACATAGATTTTGTTTGTCCTAATGCTGATCATCATGCTTATGCCAATTATCAGGACACTTATGAAAATTTCTATTTCTTGGATCAAGACAAGAAAGCATATGATACCTGCAATGCAACTG GTGGTTGGAAGTTTTTGAATTGTAATAAAAATTCACGTACTTATTGGCGTATCGTATTTCGGTATATTGTATTTCCTGACCAGCTGCAGTTTATTGAAGGTCACACTTATTATTTTATTG GCACTGGTTTTCGAACCgaggaaaatataaacaatatgATTGGTGGAAGTTGCAATGCAACTGAAGATGGTAGATATCCATTAAAACTAAAAGTATATGTCTGCACAAGGGAAGAAGTTCTTAATAATACGTGCAATGTTTGCTTGTCAGAAGGTTGTTACTACAAAG gtTGCTTACAGACATGTTCTGAGTGGGTGACAATTTCTAAAATAGGTGCAAAAAAAACGTTAGTGCAAAGAAAGCAATGTAATAATACTTTAACAGGTGCATCACATGAAGAATATAGAGAAATAGCTGTTAATTGTAAAGAATGGTCTATAATATCTAGGAAACCATCTGGAAACAAGTGTATTGACCTTCAGAAAAGAGAatgttttagtgctgaaaatgaTACATATACCGATTATCAAGAAGTTGAATCGTTTTGTCAACCTCTAGGACTTAACG CTTCCCCGAGTATTAAAGATAGTGATGATAAAAGATTGCTGATCATTGGAGCCATTGCTACAGCTATTGTTGCgcaaattattattatcatttttattgCTTGTCTGAAACATAGAG GTATCATATgtagcaacaacaacaataccAAGCAAGAGTTGCAAGCAAACaaggcaaaaataaaaagcgcTACTCCAAAAGGAAATACTTCTTATTACAACGTGCACAAggggaaagaaaaaaacataaattcaAATGAAGATAGTTTTTACGCAGACTTGGATCTACATAAAACTGAGCAGAATATTTATGCTGATTTGAATCATGATCGGGATCAGTCATCCAATGATTATATAAACACATCGAATTATGAAGTAACGATAAACACACATTAG
- the LOC130662385 gene encoding uncharacterized protein LOC130662385 isoform X3: protein MVCLVFKIHAKMRRNKVNLIGFCIIFMAMELSHSVYQSVTYPSIIWDPWNPLFACDVPKISVRLDDSINFNCPSKELQSFLQKGTTLSNVYENIYFIDTNKNMYDSCNATGGIMLLNCTYTNGDPSSKTLSFRQFSFPGMPTFTAGKTHYIIGTGFRTKENLANMVGGSCSKSGAKGEHKLRLEIYVCTEDDIKSGTCDSCKTTGCYYKGCGTVNCTNWSYLNGSNMIVDEFGDRCSRLLSRTCSNVLTSTSTVQYKKEQTTCGIVTAKQTGKVGSSDKTLMYVVIAAVTSLTCGIIFGACGHHKLHSRNCNYKEKNGNKVLDGRTEKGDGFVNKGYRESVSAPGTDAPSIHYDTVQEKVGGVRSTFG from the exons ATGGTTTGTTTAGTTTTt aaaatacaTGCAAAAATGAGAAGAAATAAAGTGAATCTGATTGGATTTTGCATTATCTTCATGGCTATGGAATTATCGCATTCTGTGTACCAGTCTGTTACATATCCTTCTATCATTTGGGATCCTTGGAATCCACT GTTTGCATGTGATGTTCCAAAGATATCTGTTAGGCTTGACGATAGTATTAACTTTAATTGTCCATCAAAAGAGCTTCAAAGTTTTTTGCAAAAGGGAACTACTCTTAGCAATgtatatgaaaatatttattttattgatacaaataaaaatatgtatgaCAGCTGTAATGCCACAG GTGGTATCATGTTGTTAAATTGTACGTACACGAACGGTGATCCATCATCCAAAACTTTAAGTTTTCGTCAATTTTCGTTCCCTGGTATGCCTACGTTTACAGCTGGGAAAACTCATTATATTATTG GAACTGGCTTTCGTACTAAAGAGAATCTTGCTAATATGGTTGGTGGGAGTTGTTCAAAAAGTGGAGCTAAGGGTGAACATAAATTACGACTCGAGATATATGTTTGCACTGAAGATGATATAAAGAGTGGGACATGTGACTCATGTAAAACTACAGGCTGCTACTACAAGG gcTGTGGCACTGTGAACTGTACAAATTGGTCATATTTGAATGGCAGCAATATGATAGTGGATGAATTTGGAGACAGATGTTCACGGTTGCTTTCCAGAACATGCTCAAATGTGCTCACAAGCACATCTACTGTTCAGTATAAGAAGGAACAAACAACTTGTGGCATTGTGACAG ctAAACAAACGGGTAAAGTTGGATCCTCTGATAAAACGTTGATGTATGTTGTGATAGCTGCTGTAACTTCTTTGACTTGTGGTATTATTTTTGGTGCTTGCGGACATCATAAACTTCACTCACGAAATTGCAACTACAAGGAGAAAAATGGAAATAAAGTTTTAGATGGAAGAACAG AAAAAGGCGATGGATTTGTAAACAAAGGTTATCGTGAAAGTGTGTCAGCCCCAGGCACTGATGCCCCATCTATTCATTATGACACAGTGCAAGAAAAGGTTGGAGGGGTACGATCTACATTTGGATGA
- the LOC130662385 gene encoding uncharacterized protein LOC130662385 isoform X1, with protein MVCLVFKIHAKMRRNKVNLIGFCIIFMAMELSHSVYQSVTYPSIIWDPWNPLFACDVPKISVRLDDSINFNCPSKELQSFLQKGTTLSNVYENIYFIDTNKNMYDSCNATGGIMLLNCTYTNGDPSSKTLSFRQFSFPGMPTFTAGKTHYIIGTGFRTKENLANMVGGSCSKSGAKGEHKLRLEIYVCTEDDIKSGTCDSCKTTGCYYKGCGTVNCTNWSYLNGSNMIVDEFGDRCSRLLSRTCSNVLTSTSTVQYKKEQTTCGIVTGKKNCSQWFSTSGSYVDQSEKKCISIMQRTCVHPVFGNSTEFKSVEGKSCVFPTEGGLITGAKQTGKVGSSDKTLMYVVIAAVTSLTCGIIFGACGHHKLHSRNCNYKEKNGNKVLDGRTEKGDGFVNKGYRESVSAPGTDAPSIHYDTVQEKVGGVRSTFG; from the exons ATGGTTTGTTTAGTTTTt aaaatacaTGCAAAAATGAGAAGAAATAAAGTGAATCTGATTGGATTTTGCATTATCTTCATGGCTATGGAATTATCGCATTCTGTGTACCAGTCTGTTACATATCCTTCTATCATTTGGGATCCTTGGAATCCACT GTTTGCATGTGATGTTCCAAAGATATCTGTTAGGCTTGACGATAGTATTAACTTTAATTGTCCATCAAAAGAGCTTCAAAGTTTTTTGCAAAAGGGAACTACTCTTAGCAATgtatatgaaaatatttattttattgatacaaataaaaatatgtatgaCAGCTGTAATGCCACAG GTGGTATCATGTTGTTAAATTGTACGTACACGAACGGTGATCCATCATCCAAAACTTTAAGTTTTCGTCAATTTTCGTTCCCTGGTATGCCTACGTTTACAGCTGGGAAAACTCATTATATTATTG GAACTGGCTTTCGTACTAAAGAGAATCTTGCTAATATGGTTGGTGGGAGTTGTTCAAAAAGTGGAGCTAAGGGTGAACATAAATTACGACTCGAGATATATGTTTGCACTGAAGATGATATAAAGAGTGGGACATGTGACTCATGTAAAACTACAGGCTGCTACTACAAGG gcTGTGGCACTGTGAACTGTACAAATTGGTCATATTTGAATGGCAGCAATATGATAGTGGATGAATTTGGAGACAGATGTTCACGGTTGCTTTCCAGAACATGCTCAAATGTGCTCACAAGCACATCTACTGTTCAGTATAAGAAGGAACAAACAACTTGTGGCATTGTGACAG gtAAAAAGAATTGCTCTCAATGGTTTTCTACTAGTGGCTCTTATGTTGACCAGTCTGAAAAGAAATGCATAAGTATTATGCAAAGAACATGTGTACACCCTGTTTTTGGTAACAGTACTGAATTCAAGAGTGTTGAGGGCAAATCTTGTGTTTTTCCTACTGAAGGAGGGCTAATAACAGGAG ctAAACAAACGGGTAAAGTTGGATCCTCTGATAAAACGTTGATGTATGTTGTGATAGCTGCTGTAACTTCTTTGACTTGTGGTATTATTTTTGGTGCTTGCGGACATCATAAACTTCACTCACGAAATTGCAACTACAAGGAGAAAAATGGAAATAAAGTTTTAGATGGAAGAACAG AAAAAGGCGATGGATTTGTAAACAAAGGTTATCGTGAAAGTGTGTCAGCCCCAGGCACTGATGCCCCATCTATTCATTATGACACAGTGCAAGAAAAGGTTGGAGGGGTACGATCTACATTTGGATGA
- the LOC130662385 gene encoding uncharacterized protein LOC130662385 isoform X2: MKIHAKMRRNKVNLIGFCIIFMAMELSHSVYQSVTYPSIIWDPWNPLFACDVPKISVRLDDSINFNCPSKELQSFLQKGTTLSNVYENIYFIDTNKNMYDSCNATGGIMLLNCTYTNGDPSSKTLSFRQFSFPGMPTFTAGKTHYIIGTGFRTKENLANMVGGSCSKSGAKGEHKLRLEIYVCTEDDIKSGTCDSCKTTGCYYKGCGTVNCTNWSYLNGSNMIVDEFGDRCSRLLSRTCSNVLTSTSTVQYKKEQTTCGIVTGKKNCSQWFSTSGSYVDQSEKKCISIMQRTCVHPVFGNSTEFKSVEGKSCVFPTEGGLITGAKQTGKVGSSDKTLMYVVIAAVTSLTCGIIFGACGHHKLHSRNCNYKEKNGNKVLDGRTEKGDGFVNKGYRESVSAPGTDAPSIHYDTVQEKVGGVRSTFG, translated from the exons ATG aaaatacaTGCAAAAATGAGAAGAAATAAAGTGAATCTGATTGGATTTTGCATTATCTTCATGGCTATGGAATTATCGCATTCTGTGTACCAGTCTGTTACATATCCTTCTATCATTTGGGATCCTTGGAATCCACT GTTTGCATGTGATGTTCCAAAGATATCTGTTAGGCTTGACGATAGTATTAACTTTAATTGTCCATCAAAAGAGCTTCAAAGTTTTTTGCAAAAGGGAACTACTCTTAGCAATgtatatgaaaatatttattttattgatacaaataaaaatatgtatgaCAGCTGTAATGCCACAG GTGGTATCATGTTGTTAAATTGTACGTACACGAACGGTGATCCATCATCCAAAACTTTAAGTTTTCGTCAATTTTCGTTCCCTGGTATGCCTACGTTTACAGCTGGGAAAACTCATTATATTATTG GAACTGGCTTTCGTACTAAAGAGAATCTTGCTAATATGGTTGGTGGGAGTTGTTCAAAAAGTGGAGCTAAGGGTGAACATAAATTACGACTCGAGATATATGTTTGCACTGAAGATGATATAAAGAGTGGGACATGTGACTCATGTAAAACTACAGGCTGCTACTACAAGG gcTGTGGCACTGTGAACTGTACAAATTGGTCATATTTGAATGGCAGCAATATGATAGTGGATGAATTTGGAGACAGATGTTCACGGTTGCTTTCCAGAACATGCTCAAATGTGCTCACAAGCACATCTACTGTTCAGTATAAGAAGGAACAAACAACTTGTGGCATTGTGACAG gtAAAAAGAATTGCTCTCAATGGTTTTCTACTAGTGGCTCTTATGTTGACCAGTCTGAAAAGAAATGCATAAGTATTATGCAAAGAACATGTGTACACCCTGTTTTTGGTAACAGTACTGAATTCAAGAGTGTTGAGGGCAAATCTTGTGTTTTTCCTACTGAAGGAGGGCTAATAACAGGAG ctAAACAAACGGGTAAAGTTGGATCCTCTGATAAAACGTTGATGTATGTTGTGATAGCTGCTGTAACTTCTTTGACTTGTGGTATTATTTTTGGTGCTTGCGGACATCATAAACTTCACTCACGAAATTGCAACTACAAGGAGAAAAATGGAAATAAAGTTTTAGATGGAAGAACAG AAAAAGGCGATGGATTTGTAAACAAAGGTTATCGTGAAAGTGTGTCAGCCCCAGGCACTGATGCCCCATCTATTCATTATGACACAGTGCAAGAAAAGGTTGGAGGGGTACGATCTACATTTGGATGA